From a region of the Zingiber officinale cultivar Zhangliang chromosome 10B, Zo_v1.1, whole genome shotgun sequence genome:
- the LOC122028682 gene encoding cytochrome P450 90B2-like isoform X2 — MLNFSVQFLLLLTLAVLLSVKLIKWKRKQLNLPPGRRGWPFVGETFGYLKPHPATSVGQFMEQHISRYGKIYRSNLFGEPTIVSADAALNRFVLQNEGKLFECSYPSSIGGILGKWSMLVLVGDMHREMRMISLNFMNNVRLRSRLLPEVERHSLLVLRSWIHGSPFSALEEAKKFTFNLMAKNIMSMEPYEAKTEKLRLEYISFMKGVISAPLKFPGTPYWKALKSRSNILNVIEQKMQERWQEMREQEGDEEVDDLLGWCLKHSNLSKEQTLDLLLSLLFAGHETSSVALASAIFFLESCPEAVQELREEHSEIERKKLQRAESSLTWEDYKEMEFTQCVINETLRLSNVVRFVHRKVLRDVEYKGYKIPRGWKILPVFASVHLDSSLYDDPHRFTPWRWQKNGVTSTTTNNFMPYGGGPRLCAGSELAKLELAVFLHHLVLSYRWELAEPDHPLAFPFIEFPKGLPIKVYPI; from the exons ATGCTTAATTTTTCAGTACAATTCCTTCTCCTCCTGACTCTGGCCGTGCTTTTGTCTGTTAAACTCATCAAATGGAAGAGAAAGCAGTTAAACCTCCCACCTGGTCGACGAGGTTGGCCTTTCGTTGGCGAAACCTTCGGATATCTCAAGCCTCATCCAGCCACTTCAGTCGGCCAGTTCATGGAGCAACACATATCGAG GTACGGGAAGATCTACCGGTCGAATCTCTTCGGCGAGCCGACGATCGTGTCGGCGGACGCAGCGCTGAACAGGTTCGTACTGCAGAACGAAGGGAAGCTGTTTGAGTGCAGCTACCCGAGCAGCATCGGTGGGATCCTGGGGAAATGGTCGATGCTGGTTCTAGTCGGTGACATGCACCGCGAAATGCGAATGATCTCGCTCAACTTCATGAACAACGTCAGGCTCCGATCCCGCCTCTTGCCGGAGGTCGAGCGCCACTCCCTTCTCGTGCTTCGCTCTTGGATTCACGGTTCCCCTTTCTCAGCTCTAGAAGAAGCTAAAAAG TTtaccttcaatttgatggcaaaaaaTATCATGAGCATGGAGCCGTACGAAGCAAAGACAGAGAAGTTGAGATTGGAGTACATATCCTTCATGAAAGGAGTGATATCTGCACCTCTAAAATTTCCCGGGACTCCATACTGGAAGGCCTTGAAG TCGCGATCAAACATTCTTAATGTGATTGAACAAAAAATGCAAGAAAGATGGCAAGAGATGAGAGAGCAAGAGGGAGACGAGGAGGTGGATGATCTCCTTGGTTGGTGTCTAAAGCACTCCAATCTTTCCAAAGAGCAGACCCTCGACCTTTTGCTCAGCCTACTATTTGCCGGCCATGAAACGTCATCGGTGGCCTTGGCTTCAGCTATATTCTTCTTGGAGAGCTGCCCAGAGGCCGTTCAAGAACTCCGG GAGGAGCACAGTGAAATAGAACGTAAGAAGCTACAAAGAGCAGAGTCGAGTTTAACTTGGGAAGACTACAAAGAGATGGAATTCACTCAATGT GTTATAAACGAGACCCTACGACTTAGCAACGTCGTAAGGTTCGTGCATAGAAAAGTTCTTCGAGATGTAGAATATAAAG GGTACAAGATTCCACGTGGATGGAAAATTCTACCTGTTTTTGCTTCAGTTCACTTGGATTCTTCTCTGTACGATGATCCTCACCGGTTCACACCCTGGAGGTGGCAG AAAAACGGCGTGACATCGACGACGACGAACAACTTCATGCCTTATGGCGGCGGGCCGCGTCTGTGTGCAGGCTCGGAGCTCGCGAAGCTCGAGCTGGCGGTCTTCCTGCACCACCTCGTGCTGAGCTACAGATGGGAGTTGGCTGAGCCGGATCACCCGCTTGCATTCCCCTTCATTGAGTTCCCAAAAGGACTCCCCATAAAAGTCTACCCCATTTGA
- the LOC122028682 gene encoding cytochrome P450 90B2-like isoform X1, with protein sequence MLNFSVQFLLLLTLAVLLSVKLIKWKRKQLNLPPGRRGWPFVGETFGYLKPHPATSVGQFMEQHISRYGKIYRSNLFGEPTIVSADAALNRFVLQNEGKLFECSYPSSIGGILGKWSMLVLVGDMHREMRMISLNFMNNVRLRSRLLPEVERHSLLVLRSWIHGSPFSALEEAKKALKKSLCFLFNMNRQVFVNLIGFSLQFTFNLMAKNIMSMEPYEAKTEKLRLEYISFMKGVISAPLKFPGTPYWKALKSRSNILNVIEQKMQERWQEMREQEGDEEVDDLLGWCLKHSNLSKEQTLDLLLSLLFAGHETSSVALASAIFFLESCPEAVQELREEHSEIERKKLQRAESSLTWEDYKEMEFTQCVINETLRLSNVVRFVHRKVLRDVEYKGYKIPRGWKILPVFASVHLDSSLYDDPHRFTPWRWQKNGVTSTTTNNFMPYGGGPRLCAGSELAKLELAVFLHHLVLSYRWELAEPDHPLAFPFIEFPKGLPIKVYPI encoded by the exons ATGCTTAATTTTTCAGTACAATTCCTTCTCCTCCTGACTCTGGCCGTGCTTTTGTCTGTTAAACTCATCAAATGGAAGAGAAAGCAGTTAAACCTCCCACCTGGTCGACGAGGTTGGCCTTTCGTTGGCGAAACCTTCGGATATCTCAAGCCTCATCCAGCCACTTCAGTCGGCCAGTTCATGGAGCAACACATATCGAG GTACGGGAAGATCTACCGGTCGAATCTCTTCGGCGAGCCGACGATCGTGTCGGCGGACGCAGCGCTGAACAGGTTCGTACTGCAGAACGAAGGGAAGCTGTTTGAGTGCAGCTACCCGAGCAGCATCGGTGGGATCCTGGGGAAATGGTCGATGCTGGTTCTAGTCGGTGACATGCACCGCGAAATGCGAATGATCTCGCTCAACTTCATGAACAACGTCAGGCTCCGATCCCGCCTCTTGCCGGAGGTCGAGCGCCACTCCCTTCTCGTGCTTCGCTCTTGGATTCACGGTTCCCCTTTCTCAGCTCTAGAAGAAGCTAAAAAGGCACTTAAAAAATCTCTCTGTTTTCTTTTTAACATGAATCGACAAGTGTTCGTTAATTTGATTGGGTTTTCTCTTCAGTTtaccttcaatttgatggcaaaaaaTATCATGAGCATGGAGCCGTACGAAGCAAAGACAGAGAAGTTGAGATTGGAGTACATATCCTTCATGAAAGGAGTGATATCTGCACCTCTAAAATTTCCCGGGACTCCATACTGGAAGGCCTTGAAG TCGCGATCAAACATTCTTAATGTGATTGAACAAAAAATGCAAGAAAGATGGCAAGAGATGAGAGAGCAAGAGGGAGACGAGGAGGTGGATGATCTCCTTGGTTGGTGTCTAAAGCACTCCAATCTTTCCAAAGAGCAGACCCTCGACCTTTTGCTCAGCCTACTATTTGCCGGCCATGAAACGTCATCGGTGGCCTTGGCTTCAGCTATATTCTTCTTGGAGAGCTGCCCAGAGGCCGTTCAAGAACTCCGG GAGGAGCACAGTGAAATAGAACGTAAGAAGCTACAAAGAGCAGAGTCGAGTTTAACTTGGGAAGACTACAAAGAGATGGAATTCACTCAATGT GTTATAAACGAGACCCTACGACTTAGCAACGTCGTAAGGTTCGTGCATAGAAAAGTTCTTCGAGATGTAGAATATAAAG GGTACAAGATTCCACGTGGATGGAAAATTCTACCTGTTTTTGCTTCAGTTCACTTGGATTCTTCTCTGTACGATGATCCTCACCGGTTCACACCCTGGAGGTGGCAG AAAAACGGCGTGACATCGACGACGACGAACAACTTCATGCCTTATGGCGGCGGGCCGCGTCTGTGTGCAGGCTCGGAGCTCGCGAAGCTCGAGCTGGCGGTCTTCCTGCACCACCTCGTGCTGAGCTACAGATGGGAGTTGGCTGAGCCGGATCACCCGCTTGCATTCCCCTTCATTGAGTTCCCAAAAGGACTCCCCATAAAAGTCTACCCCATTTGA